CCATCGGGCCTCACGGCGATTTGAAAGCAAACTAAATAAAAAAGGGATCGATTCCGATTACTCGGGATCAGACCCCTTTTCAAATACATAACCGCATTCGGAGCAGGTTACTCTCAGGTGTACGTCTTCAGCGATGGTCATTTCCTCGCTGCGGCCGCAGTTCGGGCAGACGATCTGGACAGTGGGGAGCTGTTTAGAGCTGATGATTGCAGCCATAAACTTCTGACCGCATTGATCGCATTCTACCAGATAGCGGCCGTGTAAGTTGAGATTCTCGCTGTAGCCGCAGTTAGGACAGCGGATTGTAGCCATTGCCTTCCTCCTTTACATATACTGGCATCTAGCATCCTCCCGGGAGATATCCGGCATTACAGGGTTAGTAGAATGAATAAAATCAGGAAGATCAGGATTACCAGTAATATAAACAAAACCGGATAGCAAGGAGGCTCAACCTGCCCAATGCGAACATAGTTACCCTCGTTTTTTGCAAGCGCAGTTAAAATCTTGCTCAGCTCCCTTCGAAGTATTCTCTTCCCGCCGATTTGGATAAGCACCGGCAGCTGGCAAAACAGCTGCCGGTTCAGTCAATTTTCTATGCTACTGCGACAAACACCAGGTCAAACTCGATCTCCATGCCCTGAATCAAGTCAGTGGCATTTGCTGCAGGCAGAGTGAGTGCAAATTCTACGTCTTCGTTAGCTCCATCAGTTAAGGCGCGGCCGGCTGGATCGGGCTGTTGGATTAATCCTGCTAAAGAACCGGTGTACAGAACTTCTGGAGTTCCTGTAGGATCAGCTGTAACAGTTATTTCCAGTCTTTCAGCTAACAAACGCGCATCTTGGGGTGTACCACCTGCTGCTGCATACCAATCAGCTGATACATAGTATACAACGTCTACACCTGATGTGTTTTCAACATTGATTATGTCGGTTGCAGTTGAACCACCGACCCAATTGGTTTCGGTAAAAATCGGTGTTAATGGATCGATTGTCAGGTCTACCTGAGCTATACCAACAGTATTGTTCTCATTTAATTGTTGAACTGTGAAAGGCACTATTTTTCACCACCTTTATCATGATTTCAGTATATGTTATGAGCAAGCTGTTTTTTTGGCGATAGTTCTCCTGAGCAAACAGGATTCAGTTCCTGAAAATAGGGAATTGAAAATCATTATCACTTGTTTATCTGCAGGCAAATTGGGGCTCAGTGGTTAATTATGCTAATATGAAAAACAGCGGGGAATAAGGGAGGCTCTAGTAATGGCTTTTAAGTTGATGAAAAATACGGTGATCGAGCTCAATCAGCCTGACAGCAAACCGCTTCAGAACGCTGTCCGCATGTTCCGCCGCGACTTGGCGAATACTCTGCTTGACAGCGAAGAGGATCTCCAGAGTAGTATTTATGTTGATGCAGCTGCGGGCCATGGCTTGGCTTGTGAGCAGTTTGAAATTAAGGTTGAATCAGGGGAAAGACTGGTAATTAGAGCTGGCGATGAGCTGGGCGGCATATACGGACTGCTCTACATCAGCGAGAAATATCTAGGTGTGAAGCCGTTTTGGTTCTGGCACGATCAGCTTTTTCATAAACAGGATTATGTGGAGATTCCGGAAGGTTGCTACCGGTCGAAGCCGCAGCGGGTGCGTTTCCGCGGCTGGTTTGTCAATGACGAGGTGCTTTTAAGTGAGTGGCAGATAGACGGCAGCAGCGATGAGGTGTGGCGAATGGTTTTTGAGACTCTCCTTCGCTGCGGCGGGAACATGGCGATTCCCGGAACTGATCTCAACAGCAAAAAGAACCGGCACTTGGCTGTAGAAATGGGTCTGTGGATCACCCACCACCACGCAGAGCCGTTAGGAGCGGAGATGTTTGCCCGGGTTTATCCTGATCAAGCTCCGTCTTATTTGGAGCATCCGGATTTATTTGAAGAGCTGTGGGAGCAGGCAATTTTAGCCCAGAAGGACCATAAAGTGGTCTGGAATGTGGGCTTTCGGGGGCAGGGAGATCGACCGTTTTGGAGTGATGATCGGCGTTTCAACACTCCGGAAGAGCGAGGGAAGCTGATCAGCCGGATTATGCGGCGGCAGTGCGAGTTGATTAGAGAGTATGTTGCTAATCCGGTTTTCTGCACTAATTTATATGGAGAAATATTGGAGCTGTACCGCGCCGGCCATCTTGACATTCCCGATGATGTGATCAAAATCTGGGGCGACAGCGGTTATGGCAAGATGGTTTCCCGCCGTCAGGGCAACCATAATCCCCGCCATAATGCTTTGGCTGATCCTGATGACCCGGGTCTAAACGGCATCTACTACCACGCGTCGTTCTATGACCTGCAGGCATCGAGCCATATCGCTATGATTCCCAATTCACCGGAGCTGCTGGCTGATGAGCTGAACCAATGCCTGGAGCGCTTGATGGATCAGTATTGGATCATCAACTGCGGCAATGTTAAGCCCCACAGCTATATTCTCGACTTGATCCGAGAGCTGTGGACCGAAGGGACGATCGATGTGGCTCAGCACCGGCGGGACTTTCTCGAAGTTTTCTATCCCCAATCTTTTGTTGAGGATATCAGTCGGTTATTTGATGCCTACTTTGCCAGCACCATTCATTATGGAGTGCATCCTGATGAAAAAGCGGGCGAGCAGTTTTACCACCATCCTGCCCGGGAATTGATCGCCGCCTGTCTCTGCGGGGAAACGGAGCAGACCCTGATGCGCCTGTACTGGGCAACGGGGAAGATTGGATTTCGCGAGCAGATTAAGTGGTTTAAAGCCAAGTGCGCAGCAGCCGTTGCCGGATGGCAGGATTTAGCAGAGCAGTGCCGGAAATTACAGGATCAAATGCCCGCGCCATTCAGCCATGTTTTCTTTGCGATGTTGGGGGTGCAGGTAGAGATCCATTATACAGGCTGTAAAGGCTTTGTTGCGCTCTGTGACAGCCTGCTTGCGCTTTTGGATCGGGACTATGTGCAGGCGTTTGTGCTGGCAGGAGATGCATTGACAGCTTATACTCAAGGAGTTAAGGCGATGGATCAGGCTGAGCATGGTCACTGGCAGGGCTACTATTATAACGACTGTTTGACCAATGTGAAGCTGACCGTTTACTGCTGCGATACACTGCGGCGCTATATCAGGATGCTGGGGGACGGACCCAGCTTCCACAGCTGGGAGCGAAATTATCTTTATGATGCCGGAGACCAGAAAATCGTGCTGCTTACCAATACCAACAATCATTTGTCCGATGATGAGCTGTATCTCAAGCTGAAGAATAAACTGGGAGGCAGCGAATAGCTACAGGAGGGCTAAGATGAGTGGGCGGGACTGGATTGGTGTGGGTTTGTTTTTCCTGTATTTCATTCTTGGAGCGGGCGTAATTGCAGTGATCAGTTCGCTGATCAAAATACCGCAGGAGTTTCGGCGGAAGGCCTATCATTTAATGGCCTGCGGCTCCATTCTGGTGCTTTTGTGGCATTTCGATAACTGGTACGGAGCTCTGACTGCGATCGGCTTGTTTCTGGTGGCAGTTTACGCTGTGGTACCGGCTGCGATGCGCTTGTTCTCCTTTAAGCACATAACAGTGCAGAGAGGCGGTTCGATTAAAGAGCTGTTGTATCAGGCGAGTGTATTTCTGCTCACTTTAGGTCTGCTGATTGCGGTGATTTGGGGCCTGATCGGTGAAGAACACAAGCTGCACATCCTGATTGGGGTTACAGCCCTCAGTTTAGGGGATGCGGCAGCGGCTCTGATTGGCCGGCACTTCGGCAAAAACAAACTGCGTTTTAAGCTGTTTGATCCCAATAAAACGGTGGAAGGCAGTCTGGGAATGATCGGGTTTGCCTTCATCGGGATTTTTACTCTGCTGCTTGTCTACACTGACCTATCGATGGGTACCGCTTTTTTCTCAGCCTTACTGCTGGCAATTGTTAGCGCTATTGTCGAAGCGGCGGCGGTTCATGGTTCAGATACAGTTTTAATTCCTGTGATCGTATCGTTTGCGTCGCTTGGTTTGCTTTTTCTGGTAAGTTAGCTGGATTGGGGGGCTTGGCCCCTCTTTTCTTGTCTGATTTTTACACTTGAATATCTGAAAATTGATTTGAATCAGTTAAAGGTTCCGGATAAAATGTAAATGAAATGTAAAATAAAGAAGGGGGTTAGTTATGAAGAATCGCTTGATGTGTTTGGCTGTTGTGTTTTTGTTAATGTTTGTGGCGATCTCACCGCTGACCGCTGCCGATGAGCCGCTGCGGATCATGTGGTGGGGTTCCCAAGTGCGTCATGACAGGACCCTGCAAGTCATCGAATTGTTCGAGAAAGAAACCGGCATCAAGATGGAACCTGAATTCTACGGCTTTGATGATTACATTTCCAAGCTGAACATTCTGATCGCAGCCAACGATGCTCCTGATATTATGCAGATGGGCGGCAACTTTCCTACCTACATTGACCACATCGAATTCCTCAATCCTTACATCGAATCAGGCGTAGTAGACATTTCCAATACCGATCCCAGCTTTATTGCAATTACTACTTTGGAAGGGAATACCATCGGTCTGTCATCTGGTACGAATGCTCCGGCATTAGCGTACGACCCTGAACTGTTTAAAGCAGCGGGCCTGCCTGAGCCGAGCTTTGACTGGACTTGGGATGAGTTTGAAGCGGCAACACTGAAGATTCAAGAAGAGCTGGGAATCCTGGGCGTAGCTCTCACCCGCAATGACGAGTTCTGGATTCTCACCACTGTAGTGCCGCAATACAATACCGGTGAAAGCTTATTCTTAGAGCCTTATCGCCTTGAGCTGAACTATGAAAATGATGAATATGTAGCTGAGTATTTCCGCATGGTTAAGCGCCTGACTGATGCTGGTGCTTATCCAACTCCGGCTCAAATGGCAGAGATTAAGGATATCGAGGGCAATCCGCTGGTTCGCGGCGAAGCTGCCATGGCGTTTGTCTTCAGCAACCAGTTCGTGGCCCTGTCTGAAGCAGCCGGACGTCCATTAAAGCTGGTCTCGATTCCGAGAAGATACAAGGACGGTCCCCTTTCCATGACCATTATGTCTTCTCAGATGTTCTGTATCTCCAAGAATTCGAAGCAGAAAGAAAATGCGGCGAAATTCCTAGATTTCTTTGCTAACAACGTTGAGGCAAATATGATCCTTAAAGGTGAGCGTGGTGTGCCGATTATGAGACATATCCGGGAAGCGCTAGCTGAGGATCTGCCCTACGCTGAACAAGTAATTTACCAATACCTCACCGACTTAGGCCGGGAAGCAGCTACTGAGATTCTCCTGGATTCGCCGGTTCAGACTCAAATTAGAGATGTGTACATCAGATTGGCAGAAGAAGTGGTCTTTAACCGCACTACTCCGGAGCAAGCAGCTAAGCAGTTCCGGACCGAGGCGGGGGCTATTCTGGACCGCTATCAACCGTAAGTGAACCTATTAGGCTAAATCAGCACATGCTCCAGTTGCTGCTGGGGCATGTGCTTTTCAGGAGGTGGGTCTAGATGATCGAGAAAAGAACCGCGGGTCTGCAGCTGAGGTATCGTCCTAAGCGCAAGCCGAACCGGTTGATCCGCTTTCTCAACCGAGAAGCGGTCTGCGGTTATGTCTTTGCATCACCTTTTATCATTGGGTTCCTAGCATTTACCATTGTTCCCATGCTGTACTCCCTGTATATTTCTTTTACCAGCTATCGGATTACCTCCAGTCCGACCTGGATTGGCCTGGACAATTATGTCCGCATGTTTACCCAGGATCCCCGGTATATCAACTCCATCAAGGTTACCCTTAAATATGTGGCTGTATCAGTGCCCCTCAAGGTCGGCTTTGCCCTGTTCATCGCGTTTTTATTAACCAGACGGGCGCGGGGAATGCCGGTTTATCGCTCCATCTACTACCTGCCATCACTCATCGGGGGCAGCGTAGCCGTTTCTTTGGTGTGGAAGGAATTATTTGCTGTTAATGGCGTGATTAATAAAATCTTGTCAATATTTGGCGTTGACCCCATTCAGTGGCTGGGTGACCCAACTTATGCGATCTGGGTTTTAATTCTGCTTTCAGCTTGGCAGTTTGGTTCTTCAATGCTGATTTTTGCAGCCGGCTTAAAGCAGATTCCAGCCGTATACTATGAAGCCGCGCAAATTGACGGCGCATCGGGTTGGCAGCAGTTTCTTTATATAACTATTCCCAGCCTATCCCCGGTAATTTTCTTCAACGTTGTGATGCAGACCATTTCGGCATTTCTTAACTTCACCCAGGCGTTTATCATTACGCAGGGACGACCGATGGACAGCACCTTAGTTTACTCTTTATATCTGTATTACAGCGCCTTTAACTATTATGAAATGGGCTATGCCAGTGCTATGGCGTGGGTGCTTTTGATCATGGTCGCGGTTGTTACCGCATTTATCTTTAAATCGTCTAGTTATTGGGTCTTTTATGAATCGAAAGGGGGAGGGACATAGATGCAGACTCGTTCTCAAACCAAAAAAATTGTCCTCACCGCTGCCTATCATACCTTCATTTTGGGGTTAGGGTTTGTGATGGTCTATCCGGTGCTGTGGATGATCTCCGGTTCGTTTAAAACCAACTACGAGATTCTCAACGAAGCTTTGAAACTGTGGCCGAATGAATTCAGTCTGGATAATTTTATCCGCGGCTGGAAAGGATTTGGGAACCTGAATTTCGGGGTGTTTTTCAAAAATTCTTTTTACATTACCATTCTAGCCACTTTAGGAGTAACGATTTCATCGTCTTTTGTGGCCTATGCCTTTGCCCGACTGCGATTTCCGGGACGCCGGTTTTTCTTTGCCTGCATGATGGCAACTCTGATGCTGCCGCCGCAGGTAGTGTTGATTCCCCAGTACATTATTTTCCGTAGCTTGAACTTGACCAACACCTATGTACCTCTGATCCTGCCGGCATGGTTTTCTCGAGCGTTCTTTGTGTTTATGATGATGCAGTTTATCCATGGGCTGCCCCGGGAGCTTGATGAGGCAGCAATCATTGACGGATGCTCCTGGTATTCGGTTTACTTCCGTGTCATCCTGCCTTTAATTAAGCCGGCCTGGATCACCACGGTGATTATCAACTTCTACTGGGTTTGGGATGACTTTATGGGTCCTCTGATCTACTTGAGCCGACCGGCTAAATTCCCGGTCTCACTGGCGATCAAATTGTTTGCCGATTCCACCTCCCGGACAGACTTTGGTGCCATGTTTGCCATGTCAACTCTGTCCTTGATTCCGGTGTTTTTAATTTTCCTGATTTTCAACAAAGAGCTGATGGAAGGGATCAGTGCAACCGGACTAAAGGGATAGAATTATTAATTTGTAAAATATCTTTGTAAAAAGTATAATGAAAGTGTAAAAAACAAAACAGGTGCTGAGCTATGAAATTAATTTCGCTGCGCAAAGGCTACTTTGCGGTATTGATTCTGATCGTGGTGATGGTTGCAACTGTAACCGGTTTATTTATGGTCAATCTTTATCAGATTTACACCAGGATGGTGTTCAGCGAATCGGCAGAAATCCTCAATCTCTATTCCAATATTGCCAACACCAGACTCGCGGCGATTGAACATCTGTCATTTGAGGTGCTTTCCAACCACGATATTCATCAAAATCTGCAGAGCTATATCAGGGCATCGGATCCTTTTCAAGCCCATCAGGCGGTGAACGACCTCTATACACAGCTGTTTACCCGCTGGATCATGACTGAGGGCGTTGAGTCGATCAGCTTCGTGTTTTTGGATGGGAAAAGGGTGGATGTGGGGCGGACCCAAGCTGTTCATGTTTCTGATTCTGCCCTGCCGAGCATTGTAACAGCTGCCCACAGCCTGGAGGGTTCTCCGGCTTGGGCAGCCAACGCAGCTGGTGAGAACACCATCACCCTCTACCGCTTAATCCGCGATATTACCGGCAGCAATAAATTTCAGCCCCTAGGTACACTGGTCATCAATATTTCCGCTGATTATTTCCTCAACTATACTCCAGTGATTTCGGCAAAATACAAGCCAATGATTGTCTGCATTGCCGATGACCAGGTTCTTTACGGCCAGGATTGGAGCATTGATTCGGAAGAGTTTTTGCAGGCGGTTAATGGGCATAACCGCCATAAACGGGTGAAGCTGAACGGTCAGTCCTTCTACATGCTTACCACTGAGTTTGGCAGAAATGGGTGGAAGCTGATTTATCTGCTGTCAGCCAGTGAGATGCTGAAAGACATTCAAAGTGCCAATGTGACTTATGGGTTAACGCTGGCCTTGATTACCGCGGGTGTTGCTGTGCTGGTATACTGCTTGGCCAACGCAGTTAACCGGCCGATTATGCGCCTTACTTCTGCAATGCAGGTAGTAGAAGACGGCAACTACTCGGTCAGGCTGGAGGAACCGGGTTCTCGGCTGGGCGTAGGTGTGACGGAAGTGGTGCAGTTGACGAATGGTTTTTCCCGGATGGTAAAAGAGATTGACCGTTTGATCAATGAGGTCTATGCCAAACAGTTAGCTCTGATCGATATGAAGTACCGGATGCTGACGCAGCAGATCAATCCCCATTTCTTGTACAACACACTTGATACGGTTAATTGGAAAGCAATTCAGTCGGGAAATGAAGAAATCTCAGTGATGGTAACAGCTTTATCCAAGCTTCTGCGCAGTTCTATCAAAGGCTCAGATATTATCTCTCTTGGTGAGGAACTCAATTTCATAGCTGACTACATTAAGATTCAAAAACTTAGGTTCGAGGAGCGCTTGCATATTGCGATCAATATTCCGGAAAATCTTCACAGCTGTCCCATTCCCCGGCTGACACTGCAGCCAATTGTGGAGAACAGCATCATTCATAATCTGGAAAAATATGCCAAGCCCTGCACAGTCATGATTGAAGCGGAAGCTGCGCAAGGTGAGCTTATGATCCGGATTATGGATGATGGGCGCGGGCTTGATCTGGACTATCTGGAAAAGGTGCTGAATCATGAGATCGAAACCGACAGCTGCGGTATCGGACTGCGGAATATTGACCAGCGGATTAAGATTACCTTCGGAGAAGCTTACGGTATCCGCGTCGCCAACCGCCAACCCACAGGAGCAATAATAACTGTTGTGCTGCCATGTGAGGGAGAGTGCGATGATCAAACTGCTGATTGCTGATGATGAGCGGACAATTCGAGAGGGGATCGCCCATTCAATTGATTGGGAGTCCTTGGGTATCTCACGCGTATTTTTAGCTGCAGACGGCAGGGAAGCCTGGGAGCTGATTGAGCGGGAACAGCCTGACATTGTGATTATCGATATTGTAATGCCGGAAATGACAGGAATAGAAGTGATCGCGAAGTTTGATGGCCTCGCCAACCGGCCGGAATTTGTTATTATTTCGGGGCATGATGAGTTTCAATTTGCGCAGGAAGCGATCCGCTACCACGTTAATAATTATATTCTTAAGCCCTGCACTCCTCAGGAAATTATGACCACGATCAAAGAAGTGATCGATAAGATTGAGCAGCGCCAGTCGATGGACAGATATCTGGAAATGCTGCTGCCCCAGGCCAGAGAACAAATTCTCCATAACTTTTTGCTGGAAACAGGGTCTGGTTCTGACGATCTGTTGGAGCATGTTTTTGATAAGCGCCATGCTCTGTACCAAATACTGGTGTTTACCTTCGAGGATCCCGCTGATTTTGTCAATCTGCCGGAGCTGAAAATCAGTTTGAACAGTGCCGCTGTGGTGCTTAACTGGAGTATCTGCACCATTATCCATGACTGTGTGGTGCTGATTTTTGATGCAGCTTCAGAAAGCAGGATTAAAGAACTGCTTAAGGCCGTCTACAGTTCTTTAGCGGAAGGCAGGATTACCGGTGTTAAAGCAGTGGTGACCGAAAAGGGAGGTCTTTGCCAGCTGCCGCGGCTGTTTAGGGAAGCGCTTGAAGCCCGCCGGCTGGGATGTGCCAGCAGTGAGCTGATCCCGCTGATTGATACCTGCAGGCTGAGATACTCGGAGCCGGTGCGGAGAGCTGTTCAGTATATCAATGAGCACTACAGCGATCCGTCTCTTTCCTTAAACCACATTGCTTCGAATCTGCTTTTTCTTAACCCGGATTACTTCGGGAAGCTTTTTAAAAAAGAGTGTGGAGTTAAGTTTAATGATTATTTGACCATGCTGCGGATTGAAAAAGCCAAACAGCTGATTGCCCGCTCGGAGGATTTGAAAATCTATGAGGTGGCGGATAAAGTTGGCTTTGGCAGCAGTACCGCCTATTTCAGCAGGACCTTTCGGAAATATACCGGTATGCTGCCGAGTGAATATAAAGAGCGGTTTTACAGCAGCGGAGATCAGGGAGCCTGACCTCCGCTTTTTTACTATTTCCTGAAACATAGTTGACGTTGGGGTTAAAATAATGTTAAAGTTAGAGGTAGAGTTTAGTAATAAGCAATAAATTTTAGCTAAAACATTTTACCAGTGGAGGGAGAAGACTGTGAGACCGTGGGATCATGGAAATCTGCAGGTAACTGCCAATAAAAAGTATCTGGCTGTTGGTTCAAAGCCCTTTTTCTGGCTGGGAGATACAGCCTGGCTGATGCTGGAAAAGCTGACCGAGGATGAGATGTACATCTATCTGAAAAATCGTCAGCAGAAGCATTTTAATGTGATTCAGGCGACATTAATTCACCGCGCTCAGGTGTTAGCTCAATATGAACCGTTCTTTGATAATGACCTCGGCAGACCGAATCCGGACAGCGAGTTCTGGACCCGCGTTGATCGGGCAATTGCCATGGCTGATGAACTGGGGCTGTACATGGCGCTGCTGCCAACTTGGGGCGGCTGGGCTAAGAGCGGGAAGCTTAATCTTGACAATGTGGAAGCTTACGGCAGCTTTTTAGCGGATCGCTATGGAAAATATCAGAATGTGATCTGGCTGACTGGTGGAGATATTCGCGGCAATATCGCTTATGATCTCTACATGAAGCTGGGTGCTCTGCTGAAGGAGCGCTGCCCGGGTCAGCTGGTGGGCTTTCATCCCTTTGGACGCACTTCCTCGTCCCTGTGGTTTAATGATGCTCCCTGGCTTGATTTCAATATGTTCCAGTCCGGACATCGCCGCTATGATCAATCCTCTTTAGGCGAATGGGATGACAATAAAGAGAAGGAAGGATTCTTTGGCGAGGACAGCTGGCGCTATGTTGAGCGCGACCACGCTACACTTCCCCTCAAACCCACATTGGATGGAGAACCTTCTTACGAGCAGATACCTCAGGGTCTCCACGATCCATCGCAGCCATACTGGCAGGATCACGATGTGCGCCGCTACGCCTACTGGTCGGTATTTGCCGGCGCCTGCGGCCATACCTACGGACACAACGCAGTTATGCAGATGTTTCGGGAGCAGGATAATGATCCTGATTTTGGTGTAAAATCCTACTGGCACCAGGCAATTCACGATCCTGGAGCTGGGCAGATGGCCCACTTGTATGAGCTGATGACTGCTGTTGAATT
The nucleotide sequence above comes from Bacillota bacterium. Encoded proteins:
- a CDS encoding carbohydrate ABC transporter substrate-binding protein → MKNRLMCLAVVFLLMFVAISPLTAADEPLRIMWWGSQVRHDRTLQVIELFEKETGIKMEPEFYGFDDYISKLNILIAANDAPDIMQMGGNFPTYIDHIEFLNPYIESGVVDISNTDPSFIAITTLEGNTIGLSSGTNAPALAYDPELFKAAGLPEPSFDWTWDEFEAATLKIQEELGILGVALTRNDEFWILTTVVPQYNTGESLFLEPYRLELNYENDEYVAEYFRMVKRLTDAGAYPTPAQMAEIKDIEGNPLVRGEAAMAFVFSNQFVALSEAAGRPLKLVSIPRRYKDGPLSMTIMSSQMFCISKNSKQKENAAKFLDFFANNVEANMILKGERGVPIMRHIREALAEDLPYAEQVIYQYLTDLGREAATEILLDSPVQTQIRDVYIRLAEEVVFNRTTPEQAAKQFRTEAGAILDRYQP
- a CDS encoding sugar ABC transporter permease, which produces MIEKRTAGLQLRYRPKRKPNRLIRFLNREAVCGYVFASPFIIGFLAFTIVPMLYSLYISFTSYRITSSPTWIGLDNYVRMFTQDPRYINSIKVTLKYVAVSVPLKVGFALFIAFLLTRRARGMPVYRSIYYLPSLIGGSVAVSLVWKELFAVNGVINKILSIFGVDPIQWLGDPTYAIWVLILLSAWQFGSSMLIFAAGLKQIPAVYYEAAQIDGASGWQQFLYITIPSLSPVIFFNVVMQTISAFLNFTQAFIITQGRPMDSTLVYSLYLYYSAFNYYEMGYASAMAWVLLIMVAVVTAFIFKSSSYWVFYESKGGGT
- a CDS encoding carbohydrate ABC transporter permease — protein: MQTRSQTKKIVLTAAYHTFILGLGFVMVYPVLWMISGSFKTNYEILNEALKLWPNEFSLDNFIRGWKGFGNLNFGVFFKNSFYITILATLGVTISSSFVAYAFARLRFPGRRFFFACMMATLMLPPQVVLIPQYIIFRSLNLTNTYVPLILPAWFSRAFFVFMMMQFIHGLPRELDEAAIIDGCSWYSVYFRVILPLIKPAWITTVIINFYWVWDDFMGPLIYLSRPAKFPVSLAIKLFADSTSRTDFGAMFAMSTLSLIPVFLIFLIFNKELMEGISATGLKG
- a CDS encoding sensor histidine kinase, coding for MKLISLRKGYFAVLILIVVMVATVTGLFMVNLYQIYTRMVFSESAEILNLYSNIANTRLAAIEHLSFEVLSNHDIHQNLQSYIRASDPFQAHQAVNDLYTQLFTRWIMTEGVESISFVFLDGKRVDVGRTQAVHVSDSALPSIVTAAHSLEGSPAWAANAAGENTITLYRLIRDITGSNKFQPLGTLVINISADYFLNYTPVISAKYKPMIVCIADDQVLYGQDWSIDSEEFLQAVNGHNRHKRVKLNGQSFYMLTTEFGRNGWKLIYLLSASEMLKDIQSANVTYGLTLALITAGVAVLVYCLANAVNRPIMRLTSAMQVVEDGNYSVRLEEPGSRLGVGVTEVVQLTNGFSRMVKEIDRLINEVYAKQLALIDMKYRMLTQQINPHFLYNTLDTVNWKAIQSGNEEISVMVTALSKLLRSSIKGSDIISLGEELNFIADYIKIQKLRFEERLHIAINIPENLHSCPIPRLTLQPIVENSIIHNLEKYAKPCTVMIEAEAAQGELMIRIMDDGRGLDLDYLEKVLNHEIETDSCGIGLRNIDQRIKITFGEAYGIRVANRQPTGAIITVVLPCEGECDDQTADC
- a CDS encoding response regulator, whose protein sequence is MIKLLIADDERTIREGIAHSIDWESLGISRVFLAADGREAWELIEREQPDIVIIDIVMPEMTGIEVIAKFDGLANRPEFVIISGHDEFQFAQEAIRYHVNNYILKPCTPQEIMTTIKEVIDKIEQRQSMDRYLEMLLPQAREQILHNFLLETGSGSDDLLEHVFDKRHALYQILVFTFEDPADFVNLPELKISLNSAAVVLNWSICTIIHDCVVLIFDAASESRIKELLKAVYSSLAEGRITGVKAVVTEKGGLCQLPRLFREALEARRLGCASSELIPLIDTCRLRYSEPVRRAVQYINEHYSDPSLSLNHIASNLLFLNPDYFGKLFKKECGVKFNDYLTMLRIEKAKQLIARSEDLKIYEVADKVGFGSSTAYFSRTFRKYTGMLPSEYKERFYSSGDQGA
- a CDS encoding DUF4038 domain-containing protein produces the protein MRPWDHGNLQVTANKKYLAVGSKPFFWLGDTAWLMLEKLTEDEMYIYLKNRQQKHFNVIQATLIHRAQVLAQYEPFFDNDLGRPNPDSEFWTRVDRAIAMADELGLYMALLPTWGGWAKSGKLNLDNVEAYGSFLADRYGKYQNVIWLTGGDIRGNIAYDLYMKLGALLKERCPGQLVGFHPFGRTSSSLWFNDAPWLDFNMFQSGHRRYDQSSLGEWDDNKEKEGFFGEDSWRYVERDHATLPLKPTLDGEPSYEQIPQGLHDPSQPYWQDHDVRRYAYWSVFAGACGHTYGHNAVMQMFREQDNDPDFGVKSYWHQAIHDPGAGQMAHLYELMTAVEFSEGEPKEELLADGQKPKYERIAVFAGRDYAYFYSYLGTPFRVNMDKLLGSKVDAYWFDPAAGIYSYFGALDCRGVEEFVPPVKPAGHNDWVLVLRNR